In Microbacterium cremeum, a genomic segment contains:
- a CDS encoding PTS sugar transporter subunit IIA, producing MAKDVLTLGQVRIHSGGATREEAMKEAAGILEAAGAVTGAYFDAMLQREQTVSTYMGNELAIPHGTNETKNAILESALSVVRYDGGVDWGGEPVTFVVGIAGKGDEHLEILSQIAILFSEEDDVARLKAAQTPEELFSLVSAAGV from the coding sequence ATGGCCAAGGACGTACTGACCCTCGGACAGGTGCGGATCCACTCCGGCGGCGCCACGCGCGAGGAGGCGATGAAGGAGGCCGCCGGCATCCTCGAGGCGGCGGGAGCGGTCACGGGCGCGTACTTCGACGCGATGCTGCAGCGCGAGCAGACCGTGTCGACCTACATGGGCAACGAGCTCGCGATCCCCCACGGCACGAACGAGACCAAGAACGCGATCCTCGAGTCGGCGCTGTCGGTCGTCCGCTACGACGGCGGCGTGGACTGGGGCGGCGAGCCGGTGACGTTCGTCGTCGGCATCGCCGGCAAGGGCGACGAGCACCTCGAGATCCTGTCGCAGATCGCGATCCTGTTCTCGGAGGAGGACGACGTGGCCAGGCTCAAGGCGGCGCAGACTCCCGAGGAGCTGTTCTCCCTCGTGTCGGCGGCGGGCGTGTGA